The proteins below are encoded in one region of Colletotrichum lupini chromosome 5, complete sequence:
- a CDS encoding zinc-binding dehydrogenase, whose protein sequence is MTSIRKVIISQYGDVDVIKVVTDVCPPPPPGEIQIATEYSGFSGADVNMRKGIYPFMKKAPLTPGYCLVGTVRALGEGSKNFQIGDVVAVLTKYDSEAELVNQPEKYCIRVPDGVDHRQATALICDWNTAYGMVMHSARVSKGQRVFVHGMSGAVGFALMKLAQLQGATVYGTASQRNHIDVRREGGIPFVYSDKNWMKEMNALGGAHAVFDPLGFESFDESYSILAEDGTLVGFGNNKASLNEGAPPRNPTGALLKLFARNLNLLTKRSTTFYALNRDSATYVPNVSALLDMLRTGTITVPIKCVWDMEDIQTAHRQWGGGSGVGSLLIKVAKN, encoded by the coding sequence ATGACGAGCATCCGTAAAGTCATCATCTCACAGTACGGCGACGTCGACGTGATCAAAGTAGTCACAGATGTCTGCCCTCCACCGCCCCCCGGCGAAATCCAAATCGCCACAGAATACTCAGGCTTCTCCGGCGCAGACGTCAACATGCGCAAGGGCATCTACCCCTTCATGAAGAAAGCGCCCCTCACACCAGGCTACTGCCTCGTCGGCACCGTCCGGGCTCTCGGCGAAGGCTCCAAGAACTTTCAAATAGGCGACGTCGTTGCCGTCCTGACCAAATACGACTCCGAGGCGGAGCTCGTCAACCAGCCGGAGAAGTACTGCATCCGCGTGCCCGACGGCGTGGATCACCGCCAGGCGACGGCGCTCATTTGCGACTGGAATACCGCGTACGGCATGGTGATGCACTCGGCGAGGGTGTCCAAGGGCCAGCGGGTGTTTGTGCACGGGATGAGCGGCGCGGTGGGGTTCGCGCTTATGAAGCTTGCGCAGCTGCAGGGGGCCACGGTCTACGGTACCGCAAGCCAGCGGAACCACATTGACGTTCGGCGCGAGGGCGGTATCCCGTTCGTATACAGCGACAAGAACTGGATGAAGGAGATGAACGCCCTGGGCGGCGCGCATGCCGTGTTTGACCCGCTTGGGTTTGAGAGCTTTGACGAGAGCTACTCCATTCTCGCGGAGGACGGCACGCTTGTTGGGTTCGGGAACAACAAGGCTTCGCTGAACGAGGGCGCGCCTCCTCGGAACCCGACGGGTGCGCTGTTGAAGCTGTTCGCGAGAAACTTGAACTTGCTGACCAAGAGGAGCACGACTTTCTACGCTTTGAACAGGGACTCTGCAACGTATGTGCCTAATGTCTCGGCGTTATTGGATATGTTGAGGACGGGGACGATTACCGTGCCAATCAAGTGTGTCTGGGACATGGAGGATATCCAGACTGCGCATCGGCAATGGGGTGGTGGAAGTGGTGTTGGATCTTTGTTGATCAAGGTAGCCAAGAACTAG